A genome region from Colwellia sp. Arc7-D includes the following:
- a CDS encoding DUF885 domain-containing protein → MKVLSITMFVVLLVMACQSTKTPTALISHNLEQIITDYQHFKDHQSPFNQDISGDTNSRLPDLSPQNLQKQHKILAVIYQRLLAINSNKLNQTEAINHSVLSYSIKNELDSYTNKEHYMPLTAESGFHVWISRIKSQVSFKTEQDYLDYIARLNALPRYFSQQMYWMEQGIASGITQPKIVLEGFEESIKAFIKTDASSSTYYQPFLTLPAYFTPQLKAQLKEQAMKTIAEVVMPSYQQYYDFMVNRYQPNARANIAANSLPNGDSYYVNRLQHYTTLPISVDEVHNTGLAEVKRIRLEMDTIIEQLNFTGNFADFVHFLRTDKQFYATSPEGLLKEASFIAKKMDAQLPKLFKTLPRTPYGVIEVPANIAPKYTTGRYSGPSRDDQPGNYWVNTYRLDRRPLYVLEALTLHEAVPGHHLQSSIAREMENVPKFRTSTYISAFGEGWGLYSEYLGKEAGFYQSPYSDFGRLTYEMWRACRLVVDTGMHAKGWNRERAMDYLANNTALSLHNVKTEIDRYISWPGQALSYKMGELTIKKLRLHAEKNLGTSFDLREFHDQILKNGSMPLSMLEAVIFDYVEKKKAQDKALKAETK, encoded by the coding sequence ATGAAAGTTCTTTCAATCACTATGTTTGTTGTTCTATTGGTTATGGCTTGTCAGTCGACCAAAACTCCTACCGCTTTAATCAGCCATAATCTCGAACAAATCATTACAGATTATCAACACTTTAAAGACCATCAAAGTCCTTTTAATCAAGATATTTCCGGCGATACTAATAGCCGATTACCTGACTTATCTCCACAAAACTTACAAAAACAACATAAAATATTGGCCGTTATTTACCAAAGATTATTAGCAATAAATAGTAACAAGCTCAATCAGACAGAAGCTATTAATCATTCAGTTTTGTCCTATAGCATAAAAAATGAACTAGATAGTTATACTAACAAAGAACACTACATGCCATTAACTGCTGAATCAGGATTTCATGTCTGGATTAGCAGAATTAAAAGCCAAGTTAGCTTTAAAACCGAACAAGATTACCTCGATTATATTGCACGATTGAATGCGTTGCCACGATACTTTTCTCAACAAATGTATTGGATGGAACAAGGAATAGCTTCAGGCATTACCCAACCAAAAATTGTCTTAGAAGGCTTTGAAGAGTCAATTAAAGCATTTATAAAAACTGACGCTAGCTCAAGTACCTATTATCAGCCATTTTTAACGTTGCCGGCATACTTTACTCCACAGCTGAAAGCTCAACTTAAAGAACAAGCCATGAAAACTATTGCTGAAGTTGTGATGCCGAGTTACCAGCAATATTATGATTTCATGGTCAATCGATATCAACCCAATGCCAGAGCCAACATAGCGGCTAATTCTTTACCAAACGGCGACAGCTATTATGTTAACCGGTTACAACACTATACAACCTTACCGATTTCTGTTGATGAAGTGCATAACACGGGCTTGGCTGAAGTAAAACGCATTAGGCTTGAAATGGACACCATTATTGAACAACTTAACTTTACTGGAAACTTTGCAGATTTTGTTCATTTTTTACGTACTGATAAACAATTCTATGCCACAAGCCCTGAAGGTTTATTAAAAGAAGCGTCCTTCATCGCCAAAAAAATGGATGCCCAATTACCAAAACTATTCAAAACCTTGCCACGTACCCCGTACGGCGTGATAGAAGTACCCGCAAATATTGCGCCTAAATATACAACAGGGCGATACTCTGGTCCCTCGCGAGATGACCAACCGGGTAATTATTGGGTTAATACGTATCGACTAGACCGTCGACCGTTATATGTTTTAGAAGCATTAACGTTGCACGAAGCGGTACCCGGTCATCACTTACAAAGCTCTATTGCCCGAGAAATGGAGAATGTACCTAAGTTTAGAACTAGCACTTATATTTCTGCTTTTGGCGAAGGTTGGGGACTCTACTCAGAATATTTAGGTAAAGAAGCTGGTTTTTATCAAAGTCCTTACAGCGACTTTGGCCGCTTAACCTATGAAATGTGGCGAGCCTGCCGATTAGTTGTTGATACTGGCATGCACGCTAAAGGTTGGAACCGAGAACGTGCTATGGACTATTTAGCCAATAATACGGCACTGTCACTGCATAATGTAAAAACTGAAATTGATCGTTACATCTCTTGGCCAGGACAAGCCTTATCTTATAAAATGGGTGAACTAACCATCAAAAAGTTACGTCTTCATGCTGAGAAAAACTTAGGAACATCGTTTGATTTACGAGAGTTTCATGATCAAATTCTAAAAAATGGCTCTATGCCATTATCAATGTTAGAAGCGGTTATTTTTGACTATGTTGAAAAGAAAAAAGCTCAAGATAAAGCACTGAAAGCAGAAACGAAATAA
- the tesB gene encoding acyl-CoA thioesterase II, which produces MSQVLDDLSALLKLEIIEQGIYRGESQDLGFRALFGGQVMGQALSAAQETVAETHNVHSLHSYFLRPGDASKPVVYQVENIRDGKSFNTRRVNAIQNGQAIFYMTASFQQHEQGFDHQDVMPLVPGPEELKSYTDFIFDNQEAIPEEIRGKFLSEKPIETRPVVQYNWLKPEKTEAKCQMWIKANGTLPDDLRIHTYLLAYTSDFSFLPTALFPHGVSYWQPNFQLATIDHSMWFHRPFRIDEWLLYCIESPSASSGRGLVKGQIFNQEGLLVASTMQEGVMRQR; this is translated from the coding sequence ATGAGTCAAGTATTGGATGATCTTTCAGCACTTTTAAAATTAGAAATAATAGAGCAAGGTATTTACCGAGGTGAAAGTCAAGATTTAGGCTTTAGAGCATTGTTTGGTGGCCAAGTAATGGGCCAGGCATTGTCGGCTGCCCAAGAAACCGTTGCTGAAACTCATAATGTACATTCTTTACATTCGTATTTTTTAAGACCTGGAGATGCCAGCAAGCCTGTGGTTTATCAGGTTGAAAACATTCGAGATGGCAAAAGCTTCAATACTCGTCGGGTAAACGCGATTCAAAATGGTCAGGCGATTTTTTACATGACCGCTTCGTTTCAACAACACGAGCAAGGGTTTGATCACCAAGATGTTATGCCCTTAGTCCCTGGTCCAGAAGAGTTAAAGTCATACACAGATTTCATTTTTGATAATCAAGAAGCGATACCAGAAGAGATTCGTGGAAAGTTTTTATCTGAAAAACCAATAGAAACTCGCCCTGTAGTTCAGTACAACTGGTTAAAACCTGAAAAAACTGAAGCTAAATGTCAAATGTGGATAAAGGCAAATGGCACGTTACCTGATGACCTTCGTATTCATACTTATTTATTAGCCTATACTTCTGATTTTTCTTTTTTGCCTACGGCTTTATTTCCGCATGGGGTTAGTTATTGGCAACCAAACTTTCAACTGGCGACAATAGACCATTCAATGTGGTTTCATCGACCATTTCGTATAGACGAATGGCTGCTTTACTGTATTGAAAGCCCGTCAGCTAGCAGCGGTCGAGGTTTAGTAAAAGGACAAATATTTAACCAAGAAGGTTTATTGGTCGCCTCTACGATGCAAGAAGGTGTTATGCGTCAGCGTTAG
- a CDS encoding mechanosensitive ion channel family protein produces the protein MQEIINSWLTAQGVHESYLTLSSVLIACLFIFMLCSISFYIAKNYVLVLIHKLTKASKNTWDDVLFDHQVFSRISLLIPFILLLLLTPLLLDESSLLATVLIVFAKIGLCFQIARTISSVLNVINKLYRQTASERYLPLNSTLQVIKLVVYLVATILAVSQILDRSPLYLLSGLGALTAVLILVFQDTIKGLVASIQISANKMVAPGDWIELPKYGADGDVIEIGLNTVKVKNFDNTITTVPTYALTSGSFKNWRGMLSSGGRRIKRAIVIDVGSIRFYNQAQLDKLTSVTLITDYLVAKKAEILKQTGELVIDSAITASTINTRQLTNIGTFRAYITAYLKQHPKVHHDMTCMVRQLPANEVGLPLELYFFSSDQNWVNYETIQADIFDHLYAAAPLFGLRVFQHPSGYDWQKATTNADA, from the coding sequence ATGCAGGAAATAATCAATTCTTGGTTAACCGCGCAAGGCGTACATGAATCATATTTAACCTTAAGTTCGGTGTTAATTGCTTGTTTATTTATTTTTATGTTGTGCAGCATTAGTTTTTATATCGCGAAAAACTATGTACTGGTGTTGATTCATAAATTAACCAAAGCCTCAAAAAACACCTGGGATGATGTGCTTTTTGATCATCAAGTTTTTTCACGTATTTCGCTGTTAATTCCTTTTATATTATTGTTATTACTGACGCCACTTTTGTTAGATGAAAGCTCATTACTCGCTACGGTATTGATAGTTTTCGCTAAAATAGGCCTATGTTTTCAGATAGCACGTACGATTAGCTCAGTACTAAATGTTATTAATAAGCTATATAGGCAAACTGCCAGTGAACGTTATTTACCACTGAATTCGACATTACAGGTGATTAAGCTTGTGGTTTATTTAGTGGCAACGATATTGGCTGTTTCGCAAATTTTAGATCGCTCACCACTTTATTTACTGAGTGGCTTAGGAGCTTTAACAGCCGTACTTATTTTAGTGTTTCAAGATACTATTAAAGGCTTGGTTGCTAGTATTCAAATATCGGCTAATAAAATGGTTGCGCCTGGTGATTGGATTGAATTACCCAAATATGGTGCTGATGGCGATGTTATCGAAATAGGGCTAAATACCGTAAAAGTTAAAAACTTTGATAATACCATCACAACTGTGCCTACTTATGCCTTAACTAGTGGTTCATTTAAAAATTGGCGTGGCATGCTGAGCTCAGGTGGCCGAAGAATTAAACGTGCAATTGTCATTGATGTCGGCAGTATTCGATTTTATAACCAAGCGCAATTGGACAAACTGACATCAGTAACCTTGATCACTGATTACCTTGTGGCCAAGAAAGCCGAAATTTTAAAGCAAACGGGTGAATTAGTTATCGATAGTGCTATTACAGCTTCAACTATCAATACAAGGCAGTTAACCAATATTGGGACCTTCAGGGCTTATATAACCGCTTATTTAAAGCAACACCCTAAAGTGCATCATGATATGACCTGCATGGTAAGACAATTACCAGCAAATGAGGTTGGTTTGCCATTAGAGTTATACTTTTTCAGTAGTGATCAAAATTGGGTGAATTATGAAACCATACAAGCAGATATTTTTGATCATTTATATGCCGCAGCGCCACTTTTTGGCTTAAGAGTATTTCAGCACCCAAGTGGCTATGACTGGCAAAAGGCGACAACTAACGCTGACGCATAA
- a CDS encoding acyltransferase — MLHFLPGPIIGCFSVILYIVNTILWLVPILIFSLLKAIGPIPLWQKFFSYLLDQMASNWVLFNTFIQKLFTKTKINASGLEKLKMKDWYLVISNHQSWTDILVLQRVFHGKIPFLKFFLKRELIYVPLLGLAWWALDFPFMKRYSQHFLKKNPHLKGKDIETTKKACEKFKHKPVSVMNFIEGTRFTEEKHNKQNSPFQRLLKPKAGGIGFVLQAMKGNLSKVVNVTIYYPDGEPNFLDFLSGKIKRVNIAIETQDIGDSLKGDYVNDRAYKIQFQKWVNQLWLDKDKKMLQLEEQANKDN; from the coding sequence ATGCTACATTTTTTACCTGGCCCTATTATTGGCTGCTTTTCAGTTATTTTGTATATTGTTAATACTATACTTTGGCTAGTGCCAATACTGATATTTTCATTATTAAAAGCCATTGGCCCTATTCCTTTATGGCAAAAATTCTTTAGCTATTTACTCGATCAAATGGCCAGCAACTGGGTGCTTTTTAATACTTTTATTCAAAAGTTATTCACCAAAACAAAAATTAATGCGTCAGGCCTTGAAAAACTTAAGATGAAAGACTGGTATTTGGTGATTAGTAATCATCAAAGCTGGACCGATATTTTAGTTTTGCAACGCGTTTTTCACGGTAAAATTCCATTCTTGAAATTCTTTCTCAAAAGAGAATTAATATATGTGCCTTTACTTGGCTTGGCTTGGTGGGCGCTCGACTTTCCTTTCATGAAGCGTTATAGCCAACACTTTTTAAAGAAAAACCCACATTTAAAAGGTAAAGACATCGAAACAACCAAAAAAGCCTGTGAAAAATTTAAACATAAGCCTGTTAGTGTCATGAACTTTATTGAAGGTACTCGCTTTACAGAAGAAAAACATAATAAGCAAAACTCGCCCTTCCAAAGGTTGCTCAAGCCTAAAGCGGGTGGAATTGGTTTTGTGCTACAAGCAATGAAAGGTAATTTAAGTAAAGTGGTTAATGTCACGATTTACTACCCTGATGGTGAACCCAATTTTTTAGACTTTCTGTCAGGAAAAATAAAACGAGTAAACATTGCGATTGAAACACAAGACATTGGCGACTCGCTAAAAGGCGACTATGTTAATGACCGTGCTTATAAAATACAGTTTCAAAAGTGGGTTAATCAACTTTGGTTAGATAAAGATAAAAAAATGCTTCAGCTTGAAGAGCAAGCAAATAAGGATAATTAA
- the proB gene encoding glutamate 5-kinase — protein sequence MNFNRVVIKVGSALVSPDAQGCSGKYILAIARFITQCQQAGKEVILVSSGSVAAGRGLIAHGSSNPSIPTKQAMASVGQMKMMANWQRFFDVPCSQLLITHGDLKDRQRYISIKNTLRILLENGVIPIVNENDTVATEELKVGDNDNLAALVAVVSEADSLFILSDVDGVFEEDPRKNPQAKLIPVIDKIDESVYAMAGATNNHIATGGMKTKIQAAEKAVENGIETYILNGSRGEVFENILQGENPGTHFVAKESATRARKHWLKHTLKSNGRVLLDIGAVSALKNKGASLLPSGVTDVSGDFKVGDCIDIYDAKNGEHIAKGISQYNTRDLKRIKGCKSDEISALLGCCPSKVVMHRDDMVML from the coding sequence ATGAATTTTAATCGTGTGGTAATAAAAGTTGGCAGTGCATTAGTTTCACCTGATGCTCAAGGCTGCAGCGGTAAGTATATACTAGCCATTGCGCGTTTTATTACTCAATGCCAACAAGCAGGCAAGGAAGTTATTTTGGTCTCTTCTGGTAGTGTTGCTGCTGGTAGGGGCTTAATTGCTCACGGATCATCCAACCCTTCAATTCCAACAAAACAAGCAATGGCGTCGGTTGGGCAAATGAAGATGATGGCTAATTGGCAACGATTTTTTGATGTGCCTTGCAGCCAACTGCTAATCACCCATGGTGATTTAAAAGACCGCCAACGTTACATTAGTATTAAAAACACCTTAAGAATATTACTAGAAAATGGCGTTATTCCTATTGTTAACGAAAATGATACGGTAGCAACTGAAGAATTAAAAGTAGGTGACAATGATAATTTAGCAGCATTAGTTGCGGTAGTCAGCGAAGCCGATAGCTTATTCATTTTAAGTGATGTAGACGGTGTTTTTGAAGAAGATCCACGTAAAAATCCACAAGCTAAGTTAATACCAGTAATAGACAAAATAGATGAATCTGTTTATGCCATGGCAGGGGCTACGAATAATCATATTGCGACTGGTGGTATGAAAACAAAAATTCAAGCAGCAGAAAAAGCAGTAGAAAATGGTATCGAAACCTATATTTTAAATGGTAGTCGTGGTGAAGTTTTTGAGAATATTTTGCAAGGCGAAAATCCAGGAACTCACTTTGTTGCTAAAGAAAGTGCAACTCGAGCACGCAAACATTGGCTAAAACATACCTTAAAAAGCAATGGTCGCGTGTTATTAGATATTGGCGCCGTGAGTGCCTTAAAAAATAAAGGTGCTTCTTTACTTCCCTCAGGAGTCACTGATGTATCCGGAGATTTTAAAGTAGGCGATTGTATTGATATTTATGACGCTAAAAACGGTGAACATATTGCCAAAGGTATTAGCCAATATAACACCCGTGATCTTAAACGGATTAAGGGCTGTAAAAGTGATGAAATTTCAGCTTTACTTGGCTGTTGTCCAAGTAAAGTGGTTATGCATCGTGACGATATGGTGATGTTATAA
- a CDS encoding LapA family protein, with amino-acid sequence MSKLHRYFILILSILCLVIVLQNMATVSISFLFWDFAMPRAILIALMLVIGLLIGLILKSNRE; translated from the coding sequence ATGAGTAAGTTACATAGATATTTTATTTTAATATTATCAATTCTCTGCTTGGTTATTGTGTTACAGAATATGGCGACCGTGAGTATTTCATTCCTGTTTTGGGATTTTGCCATGCCGCGAGCTATTTTAATTGCTTTGATGTTAGTAATAGGGCTACTTATTGGTCTTATTTTAAAGAGTAATCGCGAGTAA
- a CDS encoding glucosaminidase domain-containing protein: protein MQSKIKLKIPVLFLCALFIFVLLGSIISGDHSALLPKAQAKVNASMKSLPDFSKIKDVKEKKEAFFATLYPIIQAENNHVLQLRKLINMLKSVPIAKLNAKQQAWLLNISKNYKLENEYIDNDTFEELLKRVDYVPPSLALTQAAIESGWGTSRFAKQGNNLFGQWCFSQGCGMVPSLRESGKGHEVAKFDSINMAVRSYILNLNTHESYKALRENRALLRKKEASFTGATLAETLTEYSEEGHHYVSKLTEFIQQNKLQRFTTAFENTFDDITD from the coding sequence ATGCAAAGTAAGATCAAATTGAAAATCCCCGTTTTATTTTTATGTGCACTTTTTATTTTTGTGCTCTTAGGCAGTATTATTTCGGGTGATCATTCAGCGCTATTACCTAAAGCTCAAGCAAAGGTTAACGCAAGCATGAAAAGCTTGCCGGATTTTTCTAAAATTAAGGATGTAAAAGAAAAAAAGGAAGCTTTTTTTGCAACCTTATATCCTATTATTCAAGCCGAAAACAATCACGTATTACAGTTAAGAAAACTCATTAATATGCTCAAAAGTGTTCCTATAGCCAAGCTAAATGCTAAACAGCAAGCTTGGTTACTTAACATTTCAAAAAACTATAAATTAGAAAATGAGTACATTGATAACGACACCTTCGAAGAACTGCTTAAAAGAGTTGACTACGTTCCGCCATCATTAGCCTTAACTCAAGCAGCTATAGAGTCTGGTTGGGGAACGTCACGGTTTGCAAAACAAGGTAATAATTTATTTGGTCAATGGTGCTTTTCGCAAGGGTGCGGCATGGTGCCTTCGTTAAGAGAATCAGGCAAAGGGCATGAAGTTGCCAAATTTGATTCTATTAACATGGCTGTTCGTAGTTATATTTTAAACTTAAACACTCATGAGTCTTATAAAGCATTAAGGGAAAATCGCGCACTTTTACGTAAAAAAGAAGCGTCGTTTACAGGGGCTACCTTAGCAGAAACGTTGACTGAATATTCTGAAGAAGGTCATCATTATGTCTCAAAACTCACTGAATTTATTCAACAAAACAAACTTCAACGATTCACTACCGCATTTGAAAATACCTTTGATGATATTACAGACTAA
- a CDS encoding sigma-70 family RNA polymerase sigma factor, producing MTISEGENNRVSDRLSQEDDAELVRIARLQLPYVTTAYEVLFHRYHKKLIQVCYRYLGSTQEAEEAVNDTMLNVFNSLAKFEDRASFKTWIYRIAHNQALTRLRKKQLDLVDLDEAEHVAVDDTQNSLTAGEEGIDHLLAQLSLEERSIVVFRIAGDLDFGDIALVVEEKLSTVKMRYKRALEKMAVSARSEDQDK from the coding sequence ATGACCATATCAGAGGGCGAGAATAATCGTGTCTCTGATCGCTTGTCTCAAGAAGATGATGCTGAGCTTGTGCGGATTGCACGACTGCAACTTCCTTATGTGACAACGGCCTACGAAGTGCTTTTTCATCGGTATCATAAAAAACTCATACAAGTTTGTTATCGATATTTAGGCTCAACACAAGAAGCAGAAGAGGCGGTAAATGACACTATGCTAAATGTGTTTAACAGCCTCGCTAAATTTGAAGACCGTGCCAGTTTTAAAACATGGATTTATCGAATTGCACACAACCAAGCTTTAACTCGGCTTAGGAAGAAGCAACTTGATTTAGTTGACCTTGATGAAGCTGAACATGTAGCAGTTGATGACACACAAAATAGCTTAACAGCCGGTGAAGAAGGTATTGATCACCTGTTAGCGCAATTGAGTCTAGAAGAACGCTCAATTGTTGTGTTTCGCATTGCAGGTGATCTTGATTTTGGCGATATAGCTTTGGTAGTTGAGGAGAAATTAAGCACCGTAAAAATGCGCTATAAACGTGCATTAGAAAAAATGGCTGTCAGTGCTCGTTCTGAGGATCAAGACAAGTAA
- a CDS encoding mechanosensitive ion channel domain-containing protein, with protein sequence MNLDVWTQSFSNALSGFWTEIAGFLPNLIATIIVIYIGLFISKIITKWVAKILEKLGFDKLCQKLSVDKAIKTLGVKLTPSEMIGKLLYVFFVLIILVAGADTLGLDRFSAILDEFVLYLPKLLGAVVITLIGLFIANLVKTQVESSLDSLGVEYGAAAGRVLQLLVLFITFSLVTGQLELEMALLNTIFTVLIASLGIALALALGLGTKTIANSIVSGIYAREQLSPGDEVEFDGFVGNVVSVSTVNTLIENKAGKRLSIPNQDLLTEKYLTTKMSELAKPSKAAKASKTAKISKTTKEK encoded by the coding sequence ATGAACTTAGATGTGTGGACACAATCATTCAGTAATGCACTGTCTGGCTTTTGGACTGAAATAGCAGGTTTTTTACCGAACCTAATTGCCACCATAATTGTTATCTATATTGGTTTATTTATATCTAAAATAATTACAAAGTGGGTGGCTAAAATTTTAGAAAAACTTGGTTTTGATAAACTATGTCAAAAACTAAGTGTCGACAAAGCAATTAAAACCTTGGGTGTAAAGTTAACCCCATCTGAAATGATTGGCAAACTACTCTATGTGTTTTTTGTACTGATTATACTTGTGGCTGGCGCAGACACTTTAGGTTTAGATAGATTCTCGGCAATTCTTGATGAATTTGTACTCTACTTACCTAAACTTTTAGGTGCTGTGGTTATTACACTTATAGGTTTATTTATTGCGAACCTAGTGAAAACTCAAGTTGAAAGTTCGCTTGATAGTTTAGGCGTTGAATATGGTGCAGCAGCAGGGCGTGTTCTGCAATTATTGGTGCTGTTTATTACTTTTTCACTAGTTACAGGTCAACTTGAATTAGAAATGGCATTGCTTAATACCATTTTCACTGTCCTTATTGCTAGCTTAGGTATCGCACTCGCTTTAGCTTTAGGCTTAGGTACTAAAACTATCGCCAACAGTATTGTTTCTGGTATTTATGCAAGAGAGCAGTTATCTCCAGGTGATGAAGTTGAATTTGATGGTTTTGTCGGTAATGTTGTCTCAGTATCAACGGTCAATACGTTAATTGAAAATAAAGCGGGTAAGCGTTTAAGTATTCCAAATCAAGATCTGCTAACAGAAAAGTATCTTACTACAAAAATGAGTGAGTTAGCTAAGCCGAGTAAAGCGGCTAAAGCCAGTAAAACAGCTAAGATAAGTAAAACAACCAAAGAAAAGTGA